One window from the genome of Jeotgalibaca sp. MA1X17-3 encodes:
- a CDS encoding tyrosine-type recombinase/integrase: MIKEYLKKDGSKAFMFTAYLGVDPLTGKQRRTTRRGFSTRKEASLAKSRLLVDVEENGIQKQNKTTFQELYVLWYESAYKDTVKESTRVKTKELFDLHILPAFGTSKIDKISIKACQLVVNQWCKRFVKYRSMKAYTSKVLDYAVTLEMIRDNPMKKIVMPKKIEEVDEEVIENYYTKEELQTFLICCKEDLASEWFTFFRLLAFSGLRKSEAFALTWKDIDFKGKTVSISKALARGEQNRLIIQSPKNKSSVRTISMDATTLAILKEWRKEQAITMLKYGHNTMNDTQLVFSTSTNKFIDPNASFRHIEKVIQLNGLSKITTHGLRHTHCSLLFESDAPIQVVKERLGHSDIQTTMNIYTHVTEKSKEDTAEKFAQYVNF, translated from the coding sequence ATGATTAAAGAATACTTAAAAAAAGATGGCTCTAAGGCGTTTATGTTCACTGCTTACTTAGGTGTTGACCCTCTAACTGGTAAGCAAAGAAGGACTACAAGAAGAGGGTTTAGCACAAGGAAAGAAGCTTCTCTTGCAAAGTCTAGACTATTGGTAGATGTTGAAGAGAACGGTATCCAAAAACAAAATAAAACTACCTTTCAAGAGCTTTATGTTCTTTGGTATGAATCTGCATATAAAGACACCGTAAAAGAATCTACCAGGGTTAAAACAAAAGAATTGTTTGACTTGCACATCTTACCTGCTTTTGGAACATCTAAAATAGATAAAATCAGTATTAAAGCGTGTCAGTTAGTTGTTAATCAATGGTGTAAACGTTTTGTGAAGTATCGTTCTATGAAGGCGTACACCTCTAAAGTATTAGACTATGCGGTCACGTTGGAGATGATACGAGATAATCCTATGAAAAAGATTGTAATGCCTAAGAAGATAGAGGAAGTAGACGAGGAAGTAATAGAAAACTATTATACGAAAGAAGAATTACAAACGTTTTTGATCTGCTGCAAAGAAGATTTAGCTTCTGAATGGTTTACCTTCTTTCGACTACTTGCCTTCTCTGGACTTCGTAAGAGTGAGGCTTTTGCTCTTACATGGAAAGATATAGACTTTAAAGGGAAAACGGTCAGCATTTCTAAGGCGTTAGCACGTGGGGAACAAAACAGGCTTATCATCCAGTCACCTAAGAATAAAAGTAGTGTTAGAACGATTTCAATGGATGCAACCACCCTGGCCATCTTGAAAGAATGGCGTAAAGAACAAGCTATCACCATGCTAAAGTATGGCCACAATACAATGAATGATACTCAATTAGTTTTCTCTACTTCTACAAACAAGTTTATAGATCCAAATGCTAGTTTCAGACACATTGAAAAAGTAATTCAATTAAATGGTTTATCTAAAATTACTACTCATGGTTTACGACATACTCACTGTAGTCTACTCTTTGAATCGGATGCTCCTATTCAGGTAGTAAAAGAACGACTTGGCCACTCTGATATTCAAACTACTATGAATATTTATACGCATGTCACAGAAAAATCAAAGGAAGATACGGCTGAAAAGTTCGCTCAATATGTCAATTTTTAA
- a CDS encoding helix-turn-helix domain-containing protein encodes MEINKNALGKRIKNIRVNEKDTLESFAQKINSKTQGAIRSGKSNVSRWEKGENIPNDLTLKTIAEIGNMSVDELSYGSTEDIINTGITDSLKKMNKELKQTEEKEVFNQIKREIDFFPYKYTEYEEIYNLSKERLLDYVVGKRQDDKTVILQIIESIEELSNDFLKSNYFKKINIDSEELTYNYFFLCFQTDSQVQFELIDGMNEQIYHETLEILNESIDALNNLYNAHFKLRFDSNDLEIESKKLMLSLIIKRFYNELPLHLQTSTNREFVEKYVLQNAKDILPSNIVMMKKDSFNTLEVENIDELSTKANNFSIEVDLNELIEILEGKKPFYITYMDHDSFLLKKKRIK; translated from the coding sequence TTGGAAATAAATAAAAATGCTTTAGGTAAAAGGATTAAAAATATTAGAGTAAATGAAAAAGATACACTAGAATCATTTGCTCAAAAAATAAACTCAAAAACTCAAGGAGCAATCAGGTCTGGAAAAAGTAACGTATCCAGATGGGAAAAAGGTGAAAATATACCAAATGATCTTACCCTGAAAACTATTGCTGAAATTGGAAATATGTCTGTTGATGAACTTTCATACGGAAGTACTGAAGATATAATAAATACCGGTATTACTGACTCATTAAAAAAAATGAATAAAGAACTTAAACAAACTGAAGAAAAAGAAGTATTTAATCAAATAAAAAGAGAAATCGACTTTTTCCCTTATAAATATACTGAATACGAAGAAATATATAATCTTTCAAAAGAAAGGCTATTAGATTATGTAGTAGGAAAAAGACAAGATGATAAAACTGTGATTCTTCAAATTATTGAAAGCATTGAAGAACTGTCAAATGATTTTTTAAAATCGAACTACTTTAAAAAAATTAATATAGACTCGGAAGAATTGACTTATAATTACTTTTTCTTATGTTTTCAAACGGATTCGCAAGTTCAATTTGAGTTGATTGATGGCATGAATGAACAAATTTATCATGAAACATTAGAAATATTGAATGAATCAATAGATGCACTTAACAATTTATATAACGCTCATTTCAAGCTACGATTTGATTCTAATGATTTAGAAATAGAGTCTAAGAAACTTATGCTTAGTCTCATAATAAAACGCTTTTACAATGAGTTACCCCTCCATCTTCAAACTAGCACTAATCGTGAATTTGTTGAAAAATATGTTCTTCAAAACGCTAAAGATATACTACCTAGTAATATAGTCATGATGAAAAAAGATAGTTTTAATACTTTAGAAGTTGAAAATATAGATGAACTTAGCACTAAGGCAAATAATTTTAGTATAGAAGTGGACCTAAATGAATTGATAGAAATTCTTGAAGGTAAAAAGCCTTTTTATATTACTTATATGGATCATGATAGTTTCCTATTAAAGAAAAAAAGAATCAAATAA